A genome region from Aphelocoma coerulescens isolate FSJ_1873_10779 chromosome Z unlocalized genomic scaffold, UR_Acoe_1.0 ChrZ, whole genome shotgun sequence includes the following:
- the HEXB gene encoding beta-hexosaminidase subunit beta isoform X3 — protein MAFNKFNVLHWHIVDDQSFPYQSIYFPELSDKGAYSSNLIYTPTDVHLVIEYARLRGIRVIPEFDTPGHTQSWGKGQKDLLTPCYNGKQPTGSFGPVNPVWNTTYEFMTKFFKEISSVFPDEFIHLGGDEVDFSCWKSNPEVKEFMKKQGFGTDYAKLESYYVQNIVDIVSSYNKGQMVWQEVFDHKAQLKPDTVVQVWMASNYAHELSSVTGAGFTTILSAPWYLDYISYGQDWKKYYSVEPLNFPGTEKQKKLVIGGEACLWGEFVDATNLTPRLWPRASAVGERLWSSSNVTNLQDAYKRLTNHRCRMLRRGIAAEPVFVGYCAHEARGP, from the exons ATGGCTTTTAATAAGTTCAATGTTCTGCACTGGCATATAGTAGATGATCAGTCCTTCCCTTACCAGAGCATTTATTTCCCTGAATTAAGTGACAAG GGGGCATACTCCTCTAATCTCATCTATACTCCTACTGACGTCCATCTGGTGATTGAGTATGCCCGGTTAAGAGGCATCAGAGTTATCCCGGAGTTTGATACCCCAGGACACACGCAGTCTTGGGGAAAAG GTCAAAAAGATCTTCTCACTCCTTGTTACAATGGAAAACAGCCAACTGGGTCCTTTGGACCTGTAAATCCCGTTTGGAATACAACTTATGAGTTCATGACTAAGTTCTTCAAAGAGATCAGCAGTGTATTTCCAGATGAATTCATTCATTTGGGAGGAGATGAAGTGGACTTCAGTTGTTG GAAATCTAACCCTGAAGTGAAAGAGTTCATGAAGAAGCAAGGTTTTGGCACTGACTATGCTAAGCTGGAATCTTACTATGTTCAAAA CATTGTGGACATTGTTTCTTCCTACAACAAAGGACAAATGGTCTGGCAAGAAGTGTTTGATCACAAAGCACAG cTGAAACCAGACACTGTAGTTCAAGTGTGGATGGCAAGTAACTATGCTCATGAACTGAGCagtgtcactggagctgggTTCACCACTATCCTGTCAGCACCCTGGTACTTAGACTACATTAGTTATGGGCAAGACTGGAAGAAATACTACAGTGTTGAACCACTTAACTTCCCTG GaactgaaaaacagaagaaacttGTAATAGGTGGAGAAGCCTGCCTGTGGGGGGAATTTGTTGATGCAACTAACCTGACACCAAGATTATG GCCTCGAGCAAGTGCTGTTGGGGAAAgactctggagcagcagcaatgTGACCAACTTGCAGGATGCCTACAAAAGGCTGACTAATCATCGATGCCGCATGCTCCG CCGTGGCATAGCAGCTGAACCGGTGTTTGTTGGATACTGCGCCCATGAAGCTAGAGGGCCGTAA
- the HEXB gene encoding beta-hexosaminidase subunit beta isoform X1 — MGRAMGLAGLLLGLVVVPAVLVSTSLRHGAPRAEAEPETSGWEVAADSVPEDSLWPLPQRVRTYPRQLQLAPSRFQLVHGAGSSAGPGCGLLQDAFRRYYEYMFGHSRRRTRGRRPLAARAEPELFQLQVVIEAGDPGCDRHPQLTSSEAYHLTVTEPVAILKAYEVWGALRGLETFSQLVHEDDYGSFLVNESEINDFPRFAHRGVLLDTSRHYLPLKSILTNLDAMAFNKFNVLHWHIVDDQSFPYQSIYFPELSDKGAYSSNLIYTPTDVHLVIEYARLRGIRVIPEFDTPGHTQSWGKGQKDLLTPCYNGKQPTGSFGPVNPVWNTTYEFMTKFFKEISSVFPDEFIHLGGDEVDFSCWKSNPEVKEFMKKQGFGTDYAKLESYYVQNIVDIVSSYNKGQMVWQEVFDHKAQLKPDTVVQVWMASNYAHELSSVTGAGFTTILSAPWYLDYISYGQDWKKYYSVEPLNFPGTEKQKKLVIGGEACLWGEFVDATNLTPRLWPRASAVGERLWSSSNVTNLQDAYKRLTNHRCRMLRRGIAAEPVFVGYCAHEARGP, encoded by the exons ATGGGCAGAGCCATGGGGCTGGCTGGCCTGCTGCTGGGGCTCGTCGTGGTGCCCGCCGTGTTGGTGAGCACCAGCCTCCGCCACGGCGCCCCGCGGGCCGAGGCTGAGCCGGAGACGTCCGGCTGGGAGGTGGCGGCGGACTCCGTCCCCGAGGACTCGCTGTGGCCGCTGCCGCAGCGGGTCCGCACGTACCCTCGCCAGCTGCAGCTGGCGCCCAGCCGCTTCCAGCTGGTGCACGGCGCCGGCTCCTCGGCAGGCCCGGGCTGCGGGTTGCTGCAGGACGCCTTCCGCAG GTACTACGAGTACATGTTCGGGCATTCCCGGCGGCGGACGCGGGGCCGCAGGCCGCTGGCTGCCCGAGCGGAGCCCGAGTTGTTCCAGCTGCAGGTGGTGATCGAGGCGGGGGACCCTGGCTGTGACAGGCACCCGCAGCTCACCTCCAGCGAGGCCT atCATTTAACTGTAACTGAGCCTGTGGCTATACTGAAAGCTTATGAGGTATGGGGTGCTTTAAGAG GTTTGGAAACCTTCAGCCAGTTGGTTCATGAAGATGACTATGGAAGC ttTCTTGTCAATGAATCTGAAATCAATGACTTCCCAAGATTTGCTCATAGAGGAGTCTTATTAGACACTTCAAGGCATTATTTACCGTTGAAATCTATTCTGACAAACCTG GATGCCATGGCTTTTAATAAGTTCAATGTTCTGCACTGGCATATAGTAGATGATCAGTCCTTCCCTTACCAGAGCATTTATTTCCCTGAATTAAGTGACAAG GGGGCATACTCCTCTAATCTCATCTATACTCCTACTGACGTCCATCTGGTGATTGAGTATGCCCGGTTAAGAGGCATCAGAGTTATCCCGGAGTTTGATACCCCAGGACACACGCAGTCTTGGGGAAAAG GTCAAAAAGATCTTCTCACTCCTTGTTACAATGGAAAACAGCCAACTGGGTCCTTTGGACCTGTAAATCCCGTTTGGAATACAACTTATGAGTTCATGACTAAGTTCTTCAAAGAGATCAGCAGTGTATTTCCAGATGAATTCATTCATTTGGGAGGAGATGAAGTGGACTTCAGTTGTTG GAAATCTAACCCTGAAGTGAAAGAGTTCATGAAGAAGCAAGGTTTTGGCACTGACTATGCTAAGCTGGAATCTTACTATGTTCAAAA CATTGTGGACATTGTTTCTTCCTACAACAAAGGACAAATGGTCTGGCAAGAAGTGTTTGATCACAAAGCACAG cTGAAACCAGACACTGTAGTTCAAGTGTGGATGGCAAGTAACTATGCTCATGAACTGAGCagtgtcactggagctgggTTCACCACTATCCTGTCAGCACCCTGGTACTTAGACTACATTAGTTATGGGCAAGACTGGAAGAAATACTACAGTGTTGAACCACTTAACTTCCCTG GaactgaaaaacagaagaaacttGTAATAGGTGGAGAAGCCTGCCTGTGGGGGGAATTTGTTGATGCAACTAACCTGACACCAAGATTATG GCCTCGAGCAAGTGCTGTTGGGGAAAgactctggagcagcagcaatgTGACCAACTTGCAGGATGCCTACAAAAGGCTGACTAATCATCGATGCCGCATGCTCCG CCGTGGCATAGCAGCTGAACCGGTGTTTGTTGGATACTGCGCCCATGAAGCTAGAGGGCCGTAA
- the HEXB gene encoding beta-hexosaminidase subunit beta isoform X2, with product MGRAMGLAGLLLGLVVVPAVLVSTSLRHGAPRAEAEPETSGWEVAADSVPEDSLWPLPQRVRTYPRQLQLAPSRFQLVHGAGSSAGPGCGLLQDAFRRYYEYMFGHSRRRTRGRRPLAARAEPELFQLQVVIEAGDPGCDRHPQLTSSEAYHLTVTEPVAILKAYEVWGALRGLETFSQLVHEDDYGSFLVNESEINDFPRFAHRGVLLDTSRHYLPLKSILTNLDAMAFNKFNVLHWHIVDDQSFPYQSIYFPELSDKGAYSSNLIYTPTDVHLVIEYARLRGIRVIPEFDTPGHTQSWGKGQKDLLTPCYNGKQPTGSFGPVNPVWNTTYEFMTKFFKEISSVFPDEFIHLGGDEVDFSCWKSNPEVKEFMKKQGFGTDYAKLESYYVQNIVDIVSSYNKGQMVWQEVFDHKAQLKPDTVVQVWMASNYAHELSSVTGAGFTTILSAPWYLDYISYGQDWKKYYSVEPLNFPGTEKQKKLVIGGEACLWGEFVDATNLTPRLWPRASAVGERLWSSSNVTNLQDAYKRLTNHRCRMLRL from the exons ATGGGCAGAGCCATGGGGCTGGCTGGCCTGCTGCTGGGGCTCGTCGTGGTGCCCGCCGTGTTGGTGAGCACCAGCCTCCGCCACGGCGCCCCGCGGGCCGAGGCTGAGCCGGAGACGTCCGGCTGGGAGGTGGCGGCGGACTCCGTCCCCGAGGACTCGCTGTGGCCGCTGCCGCAGCGGGTCCGCACGTACCCTCGCCAGCTGCAGCTGGCGCCCAGCCGCTTCCAGCTGGTGCACGGCGCCGGCTCCTCGGCAGGCCCGGGCTGCGGGTTGCTGCAGGACGCCTTCCGCAG GTACTACGAGTACATGTTCGGGCATTCCCGGCGGCGGACGCGGGGCCGCAGGCCGCTGGCTGCCCGAGCGGAGCCCGAGTTGTTCCAGCTGCAGGTGGTGATCGAGGCGGGGGACCCTGGCTGTGACAGGCACCCGCAGCTCACCTCCAGCGAGGCCT atCATTTAACTGTAACTGAGCCTGTGGCTATACTGAAAGCTTATGAGGTATGGGGTGCTTTAAGAG GTTTGGAAACCTTCAGCCAGTTGGTTCATGAAGATGACTATGGAAGC ttTCTTGTCAATGAATCTGAAATCAATGACTTCCCAAGATTTGCTCATAGAGGAGTCTTATTAGACACTTCAAGGCATTATTTACCGTTGAAATCTATTCTGACAAACCTG GATGCCATGGCTTTTAATAAGTTCAATGTTCTGCACTGGCATATAGTAGATGATCAGTCCTTCCCTTACCAGAGCATTTATTTCCCTGAATTAAGTGACAAG GGGGCATACTCCTCTAATCTCATCTATACTCCTACTGACGTCCATCTGGTGATTGAGTATGCCCGGTTAAGAGGCATCAGAGTTATCCCGGAGTTTGATACCCCAGGACACACGCAGTCTTGGGGAAAAG GTCAAAAAGATCTTCTCACTCCTTGTTACAATGGAAAACAGCCAACTGGGTCCTTTGGACCTGTAAATCCCGTTTGGAATACAACTTATGAGTTCATGACTAAGTTCTTCAAAGAGATCAGCAGTGTATTTCCAGATGAATTCATTCATTTGGGAGGAGATGAAGTGGACTTCAGTTGTTG GAAATCTAACCCTGAAGTGAAAGAGTTCATGAAGAAGCAAGGTTTTGGCACTGACTATGCTAAGCTGGAATCTTACTATGTTCAAAA CATTGTGGACATTGTTTCTTCCTACAACAAAGGACAAATGGTCTGGCAAGAAGTGTTTGATCACAAAGCACAG cTGAAACCAGACACTGTAGTTCAAGTGTGGATGGCAAGTAACTATGCTCATGAACTGAGCagtgtcactggagctgggTTCACCACTATCCTGTCAGCACCCTGGTACTTAGACTACATTAGTTATGGGCAAGACTGGAAGAAATACTACAGTGTTGAACCACTTAACTTCCCTG GaactgaaaaacagaagaaacttGTAATAGGTGGAGAAGCCTGCCTGTGGGGGGAATTTGTTGATGCAACTAACCTGACACCAAGATTATG GCCTCGAGCAAGTGCTGTTGGGGAAAgactctggagcagcagcaatgTGACCAACTTGCAGGATGCCTACAAAAGGCTGACTAATCATCGATGCCGCATGCTCCG ACTGTGA